Proteins from one Cryptomeria japonica unplaced genomic scaffold, Sugi_1.0 HiC_scaffold_281, whole genome shotgun sequence genomic window:
- the LOC131870077 gene encoding UDP-glycosyltransferase 85A2-like, translated as MMQLAWKLVSHGFLVTFLNSDSNHNRILKANTPNSLHDNIRMISVPFEFPVMDTLEGIANGMEALGKDMGPSVIDRVVREINARNEENKLTCIIADAWMCFGLQSVATLHKIPLAAFHTALTSFFAIYYFSPSLVSLGILASDGTPKKDKTVKFHSSMPALHSGDLPWLWAGEYMFRKGIRMAEEVKHIKWVLFNSFLEIEVPLVETLSKEVGVYPIGPLIPPEFLHSRTSTKVLPSFWKNDTECLQWLDKHYAHSVIDISFGSITVLSEKQVEELAMGMEATRRPFLWLLRPDLMKGSEAILPADFLERESITIGVPMLCWPYFADQFLNRTYVIDVWKLGLPLNANREGIIEKGEFVKGLEILLESEQGLEIREEARKLKIIAFWSHCFVSVMDTLEGVGNGMDAVEKCMGPSVIDRVIQEINAREEENKLTCIIADAWMSFGLHPLATLHKVPLAVFHTAPVSIFAIHYFITNMVSLGVVSSDGIPKQDQKTKYLPSMPPLRSGDLTWLWGGEYFFRKGTRMAQEIKHIKWILFNSFLEIEAPVVETLSKEVGVYPIGPLIPPEFLHSTASTKVLPSLRKHETECLQWLDKQCTHSVIYISFGSTGIMSEKQVEELALGLDATQRPFLWVVRSDLMKGSEAILPAGFLERESITMGVPMLCWPYFADQFINRTYVVDVWKLGLPLDANSQGILEKEEFLKGVEILLESEQGLEIREEARKLKGIARDTIKDGGSSWNNFNLFLTAMKRQPNE; from the exons ATGATGCAGCTCGCCTGGAAGCTCGTCTCTCATGGATTCCTTGTCACTTTCCTCAACTCCGACAGCAATCATAATCGCATACTCAAAGCCAACACTCCAAATTCTTTGCATGATAACATCCGAATGATATCCGTTCCCTTTGAATTCCCTGTTATGGATACTCTGGAAGGCATTGCAAATGGCATGGAGGCGTTGGGAAAGGACATGGGGCCTTCTGTAATTGATAGAGTAGTTCGGGAAATAAATGCtagaaatgaagaaaacaagcTCACCTGTATAATTGCAGACGCCTGGATGTGCTTTGGCTTACAGTCGGTGGCTACGCTCCATAAAATTCCCCTCGCCGCTTTCCACACTGCTCTCACTTCATTTTTCGCCATCTACTACTTTAGTCCCAGTCTGGTCTCGCTTGGCATCCTTGCTTCGGATG GAACTCCAAAGAAAGATAAAACAGTAAAATTTCATTCCTCCATGCCGGCGCTGCATTCGGGAGATCTTCCGTGGTTGTGGGCAGGCGAATACATGTTTAGAAAAGGGATTCGTATGGCAGAGGAAGTCAAACACATCAAATGGGTCCTCTTCAATTCATTCTTAGAGATCGAAGTTCCATTAGTCGAAACGTTGTCCAAAGAAGTGGGAGTGTATCCAATAGGTCCTCTAATTCCTCCCGAGTTTCTCCATAGCAGGACAAGCACGAaggtcctcccaagcttctggaaAAATGACACAGAATGTTTACAGTGGTTAGATAAACACTATGCCCACTCTGTGATAGACATATCTTTTGGAAGTATTACAGTTCTGAGTGAAAAGCAAGTGGAAGAGCTTGCTATGGGAATGGAGGCAACCCGGAGACCATTTCTGTGGCTTTTGCGCCCCGATCTGATGAAAGGAAGCGAAGCTATTTTACCTGCAGATTTCTTGGAGCGT GAAAGCATCACCATTGGCGTGCCCATGCTTTGTTGGCCTTATTTTGCAGACCAGTTTCTTAACCGCACATATGTTATTGATGTGTGGAAATTGGGTTTACCATTAAATGCGAATAGAGAAGGAATTATAGAGAAGGGAGAGTTTGTAAAAGGCTTAGAGATTTTGCTGGAATCGGAACAAGGCCTTGAAATAAGAGAGGAAGCTAGAAAATTGAAGATAATTGCTTTTTGGAGCCATTGTTTTGTTTCAG TTATGGATACTCTGGAAGGCGTTGGAAATGGCATGGACGCAGTGGAAAAGTGCATGGGGCCTTCTGTTATTGATAGAGTAATTCAGGAAATAAATGCCAGGGAAGAAGAAAACAAGCTCACCTGTATAATTGCAGACGCCTGGATGTCCTTTGGTTTACACCCGCTAGCCACGCTTCACAAAGTTCCCCTCGCCGTTTTCCACACTGCTCCCGTTTCAATCTTCGCCATTCACTACTTCATTACCAATATGGTCTCACTTGGTGTCGTTTCATCCGATG GAATTCCAAAGCAAGATCAAAAAACAAAATATCTTCCCTCCATGCCGCCGCTGCGTTCTGGAGATCTTACGTGGTTGTGGGGAGGCGAATACTTTTTTCGGAAAGGTACTCGCATGGCACAAGAAATCAAGCACATTAAATGGATCCTCTTCAATTCTTTCTTAGAGATCGAAGCTCCAGTAGTCGAAACGTTGTCCAAAGAAGTGGGCGTGTATCCAATAGGCCCTCTAATTCCTCCTGAGTTTCTCCATAGTACGGCGAGCACGAAGGTCCTGCCAAGCTTACGGAAACATGAGACGGAATGCTTACAATGGCTAGATAAACAGTGTACCCACTCTGTGATCTACATATCCTTTGGAAGTACTGGAATTATGAGTGAAAAGCAAGTGGAAGAGCTTGCGCTGGGATTAGATGCCACACAGAGACCATTTCTGTGGGTTGTGCGCTCCGATCTGATGAAAGGAAGCGAAGCTATTTTACCTGCTGGTTTCTTGGAGCGA GAAAGCATCACCATGGGCGTGCCTATGCTTTGTTGGCCTTATTTTGCAGACCAGTTTATTAACCGAACGTATGTTGTGGATGTGTGGAAGTTGGGTTTGCCGTTGGATGCGAATAGCCAAGGAATTCTAGAGAAGGAAgaatttttgaaaggtgtagagatTTTACTGGAATCGGAACAAGGCCTTGAGATAAGAGAGGAAGCgagaaaattgaaaggaattgCTAGGGATACAATCAAGGACGGGGGCTCTTCATGGAATAACTTTAATCTCTTTTTGACTGCCATGAAGAGACAACCAAATGAATGA